A region of the Thermoanaerobacterales bacterium genome:
AGTTTAAGTGAGGTGGCTTCGCGCCACCTCGGTATGCCTAGTACTTTGCGAGTTTGTTCGGAACCTCGGGCTGATAATGAGCCCACGCACAGGCCGAGGCCGCGCTCACCTGGGCCACCAGGACCAGCGCCGCAGTTAGCCCGGTGAGAATCAGGTACTTGATCCGCCGCACACGTTCACCCCCTTGTAAACTGATTTCGCTGAGGGCTGCTGTGCCCCCTAAACGCCCT
Encoded here:
- a CDS encoding cyclic lactone autoinducer peptide, yielding MRRIKYLILTGLTAALVLVAQVSAASACAWAHYQPEVPNKLAKY